A single genomic interval of Lathyrus oleraceus cultivar Zhongwan6 chromosome 7, CAAS_Psat_ZW6_1.0, whole genome shotgun sequence harbors:
- the LOC127103358 gene encoding uncharacterized protein LOC127103358, with protein sequence MVDEELHFKTVLRRKNVAKARIYRKSVIDDKKSKRLKTALKENGTFDKRRDNDSTTLRIPLSELSPNILNDGRGIANVEVSRQLHSSLKTKPSTNNNIRSKRISSRNITKLGVNLSKRFDNTFAATTSNQDPIPELQLNELFASDSGDDNMNDESDGYISATNSSFDEDEMSNGTDDMETFEITSGDPVIECQYCGANMWYSERKNKCHHASNPKFSMCCGSGKVQLPLLKPAPKVLQHLLFDNESCESKNFQQQIRMYNVMFAFTSPGAKVDNQFNNGRCPPNFRIQGQSCHRIGSMLPMPGQNPRFAQLYVYDTENEIENRMHGFRSKSGVDVNIVRKLSEMLYEHNVHALSFRMARDRLCEEGVSDLKLRLISERRNDGRIYNQPTVSEVAALIVGDVDTAEKRDIIVQKQCGELQRIDEYHTSYLGYQYPLLFRYGEDGYRPNVRHRDKGTNIRHFTDITQSEQNNKDIPWEEATKRNRLTIREWLAFRIQSRSNEAQTLLRSRRLYQQFLVDGFRMMESERLRWLRKNQSKLRVGKYHNLNEYNSNGETHGSNTGKRVVLPSSYVGIRRYMDQLYFDGMAICSYVGFRDLFITFTCNPNWPEIQRLLGSVHLKASDRPDIISRVFKMKFDELLSDLTKKSLLGKVLAYMYTIEFQKRGLPHAHILIFLHPSNKYPTPSDIDRIISAEIPDQDTNEELYNLVKTHMIHGPCGFANRSSPCMKDGKCSKYFPKQFQPETIVDQDGFL encoded by the exons ATGGTAGATGAAGAATTACATTTTAAAACTGTTTTGAGGAGGAAGAATGTTGCAAAAGCCAGAATTTATAGAAAGAGTGTTATTGATGACAAGAAATCTAAGAGGTTGAAAACTGCTCTAAAAGAAAACGGTACATTTGATAAAAGACGCGACAATGACTCAACAACTTTGAGGATACCACTATCAGAACTTTCGCCAAACATACTAAATGACGGTCGTGGTATAGCCAATGTTGAAGTAAGTCGTCAACTTCATTCGTCCTTAAAGACTAAGCCAAGTACCAATAATAATATCAGATCAAAAAGGATATCAAGCAGAAACATTACCAAATTAGGAGTTAACTTATCTAAGAGGTTTGACAATACATTTGCTGCAACAACATCAAACCAAGATCCAATACCAGAATTGCAACTCAATGAGCTTTTTGCATCTGATAGTGGAGACGATAATATGAATGATGAATCTGACG GTTACATTTCAGCAACAAATTCAAGttttgatgaagatgaaatgtCTAATGGAACAGATGATATGGAAACTTTTGAAATTACATCAG GGGATCCTGTCATTGAATGTCAATATTGTGGTGCAAATATGTGGTATTCggaaaggaaaaacaaatgtcATCATGCGTCCAATCCTAAATTTTCCATGTGTTGTGGATCAGGAAAAGTTCAGTTACCTTTGTTAAAACCCGCTCCTAAAGTTCTACAACATCTGTTGTTTGACAACGAATCATGTGAATCAAAAAATTTCCAACAACAAATTCGAATGTACAACGTTATGTTTGCATTTACATCTCCCGGTGCGAAAGTGGACAATCAATTTAACAACGGTAGATGCCCTCCCAATTTTCGTATCCAAGGTCAATCATGTCATCGAATAGGAAGCATGTTACCGATGCCAGGTCAAAATCCACGATTTGCACAACTATATGTTTATGACACTGAGAATGAAATTGAAAACAGAATGCATGGATTCAG GTCAAAAAGTGGAGTTGATGTTAATATTGTGAGAAAACTATCTGAAATGTTATATGAACATAATGTTCATGCACTATCATTTCGCATGGCAAGGGACAGACTTTGTGAAGAAGGTGTTTCTGATTTAAAACTTCGTTTAATATCTGAACGAAGAAATGATGGAAGGATATATAATCAACCAACTGTATCCGAAGTAGCTGCTTTAATTGTTGGAGATGTCGACACTGCAGAAAAAAGAGACATTATAGTGCAAAAACAATGTGGCGAACTTCAAAGGATAGATGAGTATCATACCAGTTATTTAGGATATCAGTACCCATTATTATTTCGATATGGTGAGGATGGATATAGACCTAATGTGAGGCACCGTGATAAAGGGACAAATATTCGCCACTTCACAGACATAACACAGTCAGAACAGAACAATAAAGATATTCCTTGGGAAGAAGCAACAAAGCGAAATCGACTTACAATAAGAGAGTGGTTGGCCTTTAGAATTCAATCAAGATCTAATGAAGCACAAACATTGTTGCGATCAAGGAGACTTTATCAACAATTTTTGGTAGATGGTTTTAGAATGATGGAATCAGAAAGACTTAGGTGGCTTCGAAAGAATCAGTCAAAACTGAGGGTTGGCAAGTATCACAATTTGAATGAATATAATTCAAATGGAGAAACGCACGGGTCAAACACAGGTAAGAGGGTTGTGCTACCTTCTTCATACGTTGGTATTCGTAGATATATGGATCAACTATACTTTGACGGAATGGCAATATGCAGCTATGTCGGATTTCGAGATCTTTTCATTACATTCACATGTAACCCCAACTGGCCTGAAATTCAGCGTTTGCTTGGTTCTGTTCATCTAAAAGCATCAGATCGTCCTGACATCATTTCAAGAGTCTTTAAAATGAAATTTGATGAGCTTTTGTCTGATCTCACAAAGAAAAGTCTATTGGGGAAAGTTCTTGCAT aTATGTATACAATTGAGTTTCAAAAGAGAGGATTACCACATGCTCACATCTTAATTTTCCTCCATCCATCTAACAAATATCCAACTCCAAGTGATATTGATCGCATTATTTCAGCTGAAATACCTGACCAAGATACCAATGAAGAGTTGTATAATTTGGTTAAAACTCACATGATTCATGGCCCGTGTGGATTTGCAAATCGATCTTCACCGTGCATGAAAGATGGAAAATGTTCTAAATATTTTCCAAAACAGTTTCAACCCGAAACAATTGTTGATCAAGATGGGTTTCTGTAA